Part of the Cereibacter sphaeroides 2.4.1 genome, GCGCCGCATCCTCGGCCTGCGGAATCACGTTGTAGTCGCCGGCCAGCACCACGGGCTCCTCGGTGGCGAGAAGCTCGGCCGCGCGCGCCTTCATCCGCTCCATCCAGCCGAGCTTGTAATCGTATTTCGGTCCCGGCGCAGGGTTGCCGTTGGGCAGGTAGAGCCCGCAGACCCGCACCGCGCGCTCGCCCACAACGGTGGCCTCGATCCAGCGCGCCTGCACATCCTCCGGGTCGCCCGGCAGGCCGCGCACCACATCCTCGAGCGGCAGGCGCGACAGGATCGCCACGCCGTTGAAGCCCTTCTGCCCGTGCGTCTCGAGATGCCAGCCCTTGTCCTCGAAGGCGGCACGGGGGAAGCCCTCGTCGACCGACTTGATCTCCTGCAGCAGCACCACGTCAGGCTCCGCCGCCTCCAGCCAGGCCAGCAGCGCCTCGAGGCGCGCCTTGACGCCGTTGATGTTGAAGGTAGCGATCTTCATGGGCAGAGGCTCCTCGGCGCAAAGCATCGGCTCCGGGGCGCGGGCCGTGGGACAGGGCGCCGCGGCGCCATGGGGATCAGATCGAGAAGGAGGTGCCGCAGCCGCAGGAACTCGACGCGTTCGGATTGTGGATCACGAAGCGCGAGCCGATCAGCTCGTCGGTATAATCGATCTCGGCATTGGCGAGGAACGGCAGCGAGACCTGATCGATCAGCACCTTCTGCCCGTCCTTCTCGAGCACGAGATCGTCCGATCCCGGATCGTCGAGCTTGATCTCATATTGAAAGCCCGAGCAGCCGCCGCCCTCGACCGCGACGCGCAGCGCGCGCGTCTCGCCCGAAGCTTCGGCGATCTCGGCAAGGCGGGCAAAGGCCCGGTCGGTAACCCGCGGCGGAAGGTTCATCAGAAACCCCGTGTCAAATCAGTCATGCACCCATATAGGATGGGGCAAAACAGGTCACAAGAACAGGCAAACTGATGTTGGCTCCCTTCGCCTGCCAGCCCGGCGAGAGCCGCGGCCGGCAAAAGCCCGAGAGCATGTCCACGTTCCGCTCTCCCTTCCAGCGGGACCGCGACCGGATCATCCACTCCTCCGCCTTCCGCAGGCTGAAGCACAAGACCCAGGTCTTCGTCGAGCATGAGGGCGACTATTACCGCACGCGGCTCACCCATTCCATCGAAGTGGCGCAGGTCGCGCGCACCATCTCGGGCGTGCTCGGGCTGAACACCGATCTGGCCGAATGTATCGCGCTCGCCCACGATCTCGGCCACACGCCCTTCGGCCATACCGGCGAGGATGCGCTGGCGCGGCTCATGGAGCCCTTCGGCGGGTTCGACCACAATGCGCAGGCCATGCGGATCGTGACCCGGCTGGAGCGCCATTACGCCGAGTTCGACGGGCTGAACCTCACCTGGGAGTCTCTCGAGGGCATCGCCAAGCACAACGGCCCGGTCGAGGGGCCCTTGCCCTATGCGCTGGCCGAGGCCAATGCCCAGTGGGATCTGGAACTCCATACCTATGCCTCGGCCGAGGCGCAGGTGGCGGCCATCGCCGACGACGTGGCCTATTCGCACCACGATCTGCACGACGGGCTCCGCTCGGGCCTCTTCACCGAGGCGGATCTGATGGAGCTGCCCGTCACCGCCCCCGCCTTCGAGGAGGTGGACGCGCTCTATCCGGGGCTGGAGCCGATGCGGCGGCGGCACGAGGCGCTGCGCCGCGTCTTCGGCCGGATGGTCGAGGATGTGATCGCGGTGGCGCAGGGCCGGCTCGAGGCGGCACAGCCGAAGTCGGTCGAGGAGATCCGCCAGATGGGCGCCACGGTCATCCGCTTCTCGAAGCCGCTCTATCAGGAGCTGAAGGTGATCCGCAGTTTCCTCTTTCACCGGATGTATCGCGCGCCCTCGGTGATGAAGGAGCGGGCCAAGGTCACGGCGGTGGTGAACGATCTCTTCCCGCTCTTCATGGCACGTCCCGAGCTTCTGCCGCAGGAATGGCGGCGCGACGTGGAGGCCGCCGCCGACGAAACCACGCTTGCCCGCATCGTGGCCGACTATGTCGCGGGCATGACCGACCGCTTCGCCCTGCAGGAACACGCGCGGCTCTGCGGCTGACACGCACGGCGCCCCTGTGGAGACGAGGTCCGCGCGGCGCGGACCTCGGGCCCGCGGGCGGAGACCAGGTCTCGCCCTTCGGACGGGAAGGAGACCTCTGCGCCCACGACAGAGGCTTTTCGGGAACATCTTCTGCGGCCGGGGAATTTGGTCGGGGAAGGAGAGAGCCATGCAGGATGCCACCCCCGACGATCCCGGCCGCGGCCGCGACGCCCGGACGCCGCTCGATATCCCCGTCAAGGGATGGAAGGACATCGCCCTGCGGGTCTGGCGGTCCATCGACGAAGACCGGGTGATGCTGGTGGCTGCCGGGGTCACCTTCTACCTGCTGCTGGCGCTCTTTCCGGCGCTCGCGGCCTTCGTCTCGCTCTATGGCCTCTTCGCCGATCCCGCCGTCATCGCGGAACAGGCGGAATCGCTCCGCGGCGTGATCCCCGCCGAGGGGCTCGACCTGCTCACCGAACAGCTGCGCACACTCGCGAGCGGCGAAAGCTCCTCACTCACCTTCAGCTTCGTGCTGTCGTTCCTCATCGCCTTCTGGAGCGCCAATTCCGGGATGAAGGCGCTGATCGAGGCCATGAACATCGCCCATGAAGAGCGCGAGAAACGGTCGTTCGTGAAGCTGACGCTGCTCTCCTTCGCCCTGACGCTGGGCGCGATGGTGCTGGCGGTGACGATGATCGTGGCCGTGGCGGTGGTGCCTGCGGTGCTCGCCGTCTTCGATCTGGGATCGGTGGCCACGGCCGTGGTCTGGCTGGTGCGCTGGCCGCTCCTCCTCCTTCTCGTGGCCACGGCCATGGCGGGCCTCTACCGCTGGGCGCCCTCGCGAAATGCGCCCGAATGGCGCTGGGTGACATGGGGCAGCGGCATCGCCACGCTGGTCTGGCTGATCGCCTCGATTGCCTTCACCATCTATCTCGAGAATTTCGCCAACTATTCCGCCACCTACGGCTCGCTCGGCGCGCTGGTGGGCCTGTTGCTCTGGGTCTGGATCGCGGTGATGATCCTGATCGTCGGCGCCGAGGTGAATTCCGAGATGGAGCATCAGACCGCGCGGGACACCACTGTCGGTCCCGAAAAGCCGATGGGCCGGCGCGGCGCCGTGGTGGCCGACACGCTGGGCGAGACCGCGGACTGAGGCCCTCAGGCCGCGCGCATCGCCGCCACCAGCGCGGAAGGCGCAAGGCCCACCGGGTTACCCTTCATCGACGACGAGGCGAGCGAGGCTTCGGCCACCGCCGCATGGTCCGCGGGATCGAGCCCCATGTCCGCAAGCCGGGGCAGGCCCGCCTGCCGCACCCAGTCCGCGAGCGCCTCGGGCGCCTCGGCCGGGGGGGCGCCCAGCACACCGCCGATCAGCCCGCAGACCTCGGTTAGCCGCGCCCGCGCCGTGCTGCCCGGCGCCGAGGCTGTCAGGTTCGCCCGCAGGATCGGCGCGAGCAGCGCCCCGCAGATCGCCCCGTGCGGCGCGCCCGACAGCCCGCCGATCACGCCGGCAAGCCCATGCACCGCGCCGAGCCCGCCATTCGCCAGCGCAAGCCCGCCCGAAAGGCTGACCCACGCGATCTTGTCCCGCGCCGCCCCGTCCTCGCCCCGCATGAGCCGCCTCAGCGCCGCAAGCCCCTCCGAGATGGCGGGCCGGGCGATCGCATCGGTGAAGGGAGTGGCGCGGGCCGAGACATAGGGCTCGATCACCTGCGTCACAGCATCGAGGCCCGAGGCCAGGGTCACGCCCCGCGGACAGCCGTCGGTCAGCGCCGGGTCGACAAGGGCGATCCGCGCGAGCATCCGCGCGTCGCGCAGGCTCACCTTGCGCCCGTGCTCGGGCACGCCGATCACCGCGTTTCGGGTGGCCTCGGCTCCGGTGCCCGCGGTGGTGGGCAGGGCCACGAAGGGCAGGGGCGGCGCGGTCAGCGGCAGGCCGTGGCCGACCACCTCCAGATGCGCCATCGGCCCCTCGGGCGCGGGCACCAGGGCCGCCAGCGCCTTCGCCAGATCGAGCGCTGCCCCGCCGCCCAGACCCGCCACCACCTGCGGCGCGAAGGGGCGTGCGCCCGCCAGCCCCGCCTCGAGCATCGCGAGATCGGGCTCGGAGGGACCGCCCACGGTCAGCACCTCTGCCCCCTCCGCCTCGAGCGCTTTGCAGAGCCATGCGGCCCGGCCCGGGTCGCGCCCATGCACCAGAAGCACGCGCCGCCCGAGCCCCGCGATGAGCCCCGCCGCCTGCCGCGCCTCGCCCCGGCCGAAGAGGATGCGCCCCGGCGCCGCGATGCCGAAGGGGGTCATACCGCCATCACCGCGCGCACGGCCCGACCCCAACGGTCGTATTTCGCCTCGCGCACCGACGCCTCCATTTGCGGCTCGAACCGTCGCTCCAGCGCCCAGTCGGCCGCGAACTCCTCCGGCCCCGGGCAGAGCCCCGCCTGCATCCCCGCGAGCCACGCGACACCGAGCGCCGTCGTCTCGCGCACCACCGGCCGGTCGACCGGCGCGCCGATGATGTCGGCCAGAAACTGCAACGACCAGTCCGAGGCCGCCATCCCGCCATCGACCCGCAGCACGCCCTCGGCCCCCGCCGCCCAGTCCGCCCGCATCGCCTCGAGCAGGTCGCGCGTCTGGTAGCCCACGCTTTCGAGCGCGGCGCGGGCGAATTCCGCAGGGCCCGAGTTGCGGGTGAGTCCGAAGACCGCGCCGCGGCTCTCGGGCTTCCACCAGGGCGCGCCGAGGCCGGTGAAGGCGGGCACGATCACCAGATCCTGCGCCGCGTCCGAGGAGAGGGCGAGGCCCTGCGTCTCGCCCGCCTCACGGATGATCTTCAGCCCGTCGCGCAGCCATTGCACCACGGCGCCCGCTATGAAGATCGAGCCCTCCAGCGCGTAGGTGCGCTTGCCGCCGAGCTGATAGGCGATGGTGGTCAGCAGCCGCGCGCGGCTCGTCACCCGCTCCTCGCCGGTGTTCAGCAGCGCGAAGCAGCCGGTGCCGTAGGTCGATTTCATCATGCCGGGCCGGAAGCAGGCCTGGCCGCAGGTGGCGGCCTGCTGGTCGCCCGCCACGCCGAGGATCGGGATCTCGCGCCCGAAGAGATCCGCGCGCGTCATGCCGAAGGGGGCCGCGCAATCCCGGACCTCGGGCAGCATCTCCATCGGAATGTCGAGAAGGCCGCAAATCTCCGGGTCCCAGATGCCGCGGCCGATGTCGAAGAGCATGGTGCGCGCGGCATTGGTGGCGTCGGTCACATGCGCGCGCCCGCCGGTGAGCTTCCAGATCAGGTAGCTGTCCACCGTTCCGAACAGCAGCTCGCCCCGCCGCGCGCGGGCGCGGGCGCCCTCCACATGATCGAGCAGCCATTTGAGCTTGGTGGCCGAGAAATAGGGATCGAGCAGCAGGCCCGTCCGCTCGGTGATCGTGGGCTCGTGCCCTGCCTCGGCCAGGGCATGGCAGAGATCGGCCGTGCGCCGGTCCTGCCAGACGATGGCATTGTGGATCGGATGCCCCGAGGCACGCTCCCAGACGACGACGGTTTCGCGCTGGTTGGTGATCCCGATCGCCGCGAGGCTGCCGTCGATCTCGGCCCGCTCGACCGCCGCCCGCGCGGTGGCGGCGACGCTCGACCAGAGGTCCGAGGGGTCGTGCTCGACCCAGCCCGGGCGCGGGTAGATCTGCGGGAATTCCTCCTGCGCGACCGACTTCAGCGTGAGGGCCTCGTCGAAGACCATCGCGCGCGACGAGGTGGTGCCCTGATCGATGGCGAGGATGTGGTTCATGTGTCTCTTCCCGATGCGTCTTGCGCGAATCCTCCCGGCCGCGCCGCGCATGATGCACGGCCGGAAGGGCTCCCGGAAGACGGGGGTCTTCGTCCCGCCTCGATGCGACGGGTCTTGGGCACGAATGCCCACCCTGTGCAGCCATGACCCGACCGGGCGGACCTTGGATCGTGACGGCCCGTCGAGGGGTCGGGCCTCCGGAAGACGGGGCGCTCTCCCCGGCTCGAGGGGTGGGCCTGCTGTGCGAAGGCCCACCTTGCAGCCGTAACTTCGCCGCGCTGCGCCTGGCCGGCACGGCCGGGCAGGTGGAGAAGTTCTTTCCTTGCGGACAGCTCTTCTGCCGTCGCCGCGGGCGGGTGGGGGCGGGCGGAGCCGCCCCCCTTTCGTGTCAGCCCTTCTGCCAGGACTTGATGAGCTCGTCATAGGAGATGGTCTCGCCCTGCGGCTTCTCGTTCTCGAGCTTGGCCACCGGGGCTCCGGGGGCGTCGAGCCATTCCTGCGGGTCCTTCTCCTCGTTCAGCTTCGGGCCGAGATCGCCCTGCACGCCCGCGCGCTCGAGCCGGGCCAGCACCTTCTCCTGCTCGGCGCAGAGCGCGTCGAGCGCCTCCTGCGGCGACTTGGCGCCCGACATGGCGTCGCCGATGTTCTGCCACCA contains:
- a CDS encoding YihY/virulence factor BrkB family protein, giving the protein MQDATPDDPGRGRDARTPLDIPVKGWKDIALRVWRSIDEDRVMLVAAGVTFYLLLALFPALAAFVSLYGLFADPAVIAEQAESLRGVIPAEGLDLLTEQLRTLASGESSSLTFSFVLSFLIAFWSANSGMKALIEAMNIAHEEREKRSFVKLTLLSFALTLGAMVLAVTMIVAVAVVPAVLAVFDLGSVATAVVWLVRWPLLLLLVATAMAGLYRWAPSRNAPEWRWVTWGSGIATLVWLIASIAFTIYLENFANYSATYGSLGALVGLLLWVWIAVMILIVGAEVNSEMEHQTARDTTVGPEKPMGRRGAVVADTLGETAD
- the xth gene encoding exodeoxyribonuclease III encodes the protein MKIATFNINGVKARLEALLAWLEAAEPDVVLLQEIKSVDEGFPRAAFEDKGWHLETHGQKGFNGVAILSRLPLEDVVRGLPGDPEDVQARWIEATVVGERAVRVCGLYLPNGNPAPGPKYDYKLGWMERMKARAAELLATEEPVVLAGDYNVIPQAEDAARPEVWVTDALFLPESRAAFRRIVNLGYTEAFRARTFGPGHYSFWDYQAGAWEKNNGIRIDHLLLSPQAADLMTDVRIDREVRSGEKPSDHVPVWVELAA
- the erpA gene encoding iron-sulfur cluster insertion protein ErpA, producing MNLPPRVTDRAFARLAEIAEASGETRALRVAVEGGGCSGFQYEIKLDDPGSDDLVLEKDGQKVLIDQVSLPFLANAEIDYTDELIGSRFVIHNPNASSSCGCGTSFSI
- a CDS encoding deoxyguanosinetriphosphate triphosphohydrolase; protein product: MLAPFACQPGESRGRQKPESMSTFRSPFQRDRDRIIHSSAFRRLKHKTQVFVEHEGDYYRTRLTHSIEVAQVARTISGVLGLNTDLAECIALAHDLGHTPFGHTGEDALARLMEPFGGFDHNAQAMRIVTRLERHYAEFDGLNLTWESLEGIAKHNGPVEGPLPYALAEANAQWDLELHTYASAEAQVAAIADDVAYSHHDLHDGLRSGLFTEADLMELPVTAPAFEEVDALYPGLEPMRRRHEALRRVFGRMVEDVIAVAQGRLEAAQPKSVEEIRQMGATVIRFSKPLYQELKVIRSFLFHRMYRAPSVMKERAKVTAVVNDLFPLFMARPELLPQEWRRDVEAAADETTLARIVADYVAGMTDRFALQEHARLCG
- a CDS encoding iron-containing alcohol dehydrogenase, coding for MTPFGIAAPGRILFGRGEARQAAGLIAGLGRRVLLVHGRDPGRAAWLCKALEAEGAEVLTVGGPSEPDLAMLEAGLAGARPFAPQVVAGLGGGAALDLAKALAALVPAPEGPMAHLEVVGHGLPLTAPPLPFVALPTTAGTGAEATRNAVIGVPEHGRKVSLRDARMLARIALVDPALTDGCPRGVTLASGLDAVTQVIEPYVSARATPFTDAIARPAISEGLAALRRLMRGEDGAARDKIAWVSLSGGLALANGGLGAVHGLAGVIGGLSGAPHGAICGALLAPILRANLTASAPGSTARARLTEVCGLIGGVLGAPPAEAPEALADWVRQAGLPRLADMGLDPADHAAVAEASLASSSMKGNPVGLAPSALVAAMRAA
- the glpK gene encoding glycerol kinase GlpK yields the protein MNHILAIDQGTTSSRAMVFDEALTLKSVAQEEFPQIYPRPGWVEHDPSDLWSSVAATARAAVERAEIDGSLAAIGITNQRETVVVWERASGHPIHNAIVWQDRRTADLCHALAEAGHEPTITERTGLLLDPYFSATKLKWLLDHVEGARARARRGELLFGTVDSYLIWKLTGGRAHVTDATNAARTMLFDIGRGIWDPEICGLLDIPMEMLPEVRDCAAPFGMTRADLFGREIPILGVAGDQQAATCGQACFRPGMMKSTYGTGCFALLNTGEERVTSRARLLTTIAYQLGGKRTYALEGSIFIAGAVVQWLRDGLKIIREAGETQGLALSSDAAQDLVIVPAFTGLGAPWWKPESRGAVFGLTRNSGPAEFARAALESVGYQTRDLLEAMRADWAAGAEGVLRVDGGMAASDWSLQFLADIIGAPVDRPVVRETTALGVAWLAGMQAGLCPGPEEFAADWALERRFEPQMEASVREAKYDRWGRAVRAVMAV